From a single Lineus longissimus chromosome 16, tnLinLong1.2, whole genome shotgun sequence genomic region:
- the LOC135500640 gene encoding biogenesis of lysosome-related organelles complex 1 subunit 1-like isoform X2 yields the protein MLSSLVKGHQAKQSARKESQEKKKKEVTTAVTSLTHALVDHLNSGVAQAYVNQKKLDTETKILQANAAHFAKQTTQWLKLVEEFNQSLKEIGDVENWARSIETDMRTISSALEFSYKGEP from the exons ATGTTATCAAGTTTGGTAAAAGGCCACCAGGCCAAACAGTCGGCCAGAAAAGAAAGCCAAG aaaagaagaaaaaagaagtaACTACAGCAGTGACATCATTGACACATGCCTTGGTTGACCATCTTAACTCAGG GGTTGCTCAAGCGTATGTCAATCAAAAAAAGCTGGACACGGAAACCAAGATTTTACAGGCAAATGCAGCTCACTTCGCCAAACAAACAACACAGTGGTTGAAGTTAGTGGAAGAATTCAACCAGTCGTTAAAA GAAATTGGTGATGTAGAAAACTGGGCAAGAAGTATAGAAACGGACATGAGGACAATATCAAGCGCTCTTGAGTTCTCATACAAAG GCGAGCCGTAA
- the LOC135500640 gene encoding biogenesis of lysosome-related organelles complex 1 subunit 1-like isoform X1, translated as MLSSLVKGHQAKQSARKESQEKKKKEVTTAVTSLTHALVDHLNSGVAQAYVNQKKLDTETKILQANAAHFAKQTTQWLKLVEEFNQSLKEIGDVENWARSIETDMRTISSALEFSYKGSFLATEKPRRAVTTYGRPQSALLEPSILPPGSLNRPSRSRDSW; from the exons ATGTTATCAAGTTTGGTAAAAGGCCACCAGGCCAAACAGTCGGCCAGAAAAGAAAGCCAAG aaaagaagaaaaaagaagtaACTACAGCAGTGACATCATTGACACATGCCTTGGTTGACCATCTTAACTCAGG GGTTGCTCAAGCGTATGTCAATCAAAAAAAGCTGGACACGGAAACCAAGATTTTACAGGCAAATGCAGCTCACTTCGCCAAACAAACAACACAGTGGTTGAAGTTAGTGGAAGAATTCAACCAGTCGTTAAAA GAAATTGGTGATGTAGAAAACTGGGCAAGAAGTATAGAAACGGACATGAGGACAATATCAAGCGCTCTTGAGTTCTCATACAAAG GAAGCTTTCTGGCCACTGAAAAACCAAG GCGAGCCGTAACAACGTACGGGCGGCCTCAATCAGCGCTGCTGGAGCCATCGATACTACCCCCAGGATCGCTGAATCGGCCATCAAGATCAAGAGATTCTTGGTGA